One segment of Paenibacillus sp. FSL R7-0337 DNA contains the following:
- a CDS encoding GNAT family N-acetyltransferase, whose product MHVRSFQLSDVTPVTELLQTALSEECFESTIEPFSRQLSWDSDLIVVAEDEGEIIGALIGTIEKNHGCYFRIAVHPDYRRRGVGKSLVTAMENRFQARKVSGIYVAVDEHNSFAMPLYEAMGYDENHIFKSVRKLSIVG is encoded by the coding sequence ATGCACGTTCGTTCCTTTCAATTAAGCGATGTTACTCCAGTGACTGAATTGCTGCAGACCGCATTATCGGAAGAATGTTTCGAGAGCACGATCGAGCCTTTCTCCAGGCAATTGTCATGGGATTCTGATCTCATTGTAGTTGCTGAGGATGAAGGAGAAATCATCGGTGCGCTGATTGGTACGATTGAGAAGAATCACGGCTGTTATTTCCGCATTGCCGTCCATCCTGATTACCGCCGCAGAGGAGTCGGCAAGAGTCTTGTAACGGCTATGGAGAACAGATTTCAGGCGCGGAAGGTCAGCGGTATCTATGTTGCCGTGGATGAACACAATTCTTTTGCAATGCCGCTCTATGAGGCCATGGGTTATGACGAGAACCACATTTTCAAATCCGTGCGCAAGCTGAGCATTGTCGGGTAA
- a CDS encoding alpha/beta fold hydrolase — MPNEDKPASSTLIPIRMIRFKHIIVALLLSVFFFFVFCFIALHAYIAWVLSNPTVAPLYSNPYQAKGLAYEDISFPAKDGSRMMEGWYIPSKGATKTIVFSHGYGANREESWVPMYDLAHYAHSLRFNVVMFDYGFASKTDRDIATGGKKESQQLLGAIEFAKEQGADQIVVWGFSMGAGTALQAGLVTKDVDAMILDSTFLLEPDTLYHNIKQNINLPRQPSLEIMEMLFPVLNGTGLNQIPYSKVKSEDYPFPVLFMHGTKDDKAPYPIAEELAANQSNPYSDSWIVENSHHELLFREHPREYLRRVSAFLGNVQLAQISGSHSNPTASK; from the coding sequence ATGCCTAACGAGGATAAGCCCGCTTCGTCAACCTTAATTCCGATTCGGATGATACGCTTCAAGCACATCATTGTGGCACTGCTGTTATCCGTATTCTTCTTCTTTGTATTCTGCTTCATCGCCCTGCATGCCTATATCGCCTGGGTGCTCTCGAATCCTACCGTAGCCCCGCTCTACTCCAATCCTTATCAGGCCAAGGGGCTCGCCTACGAGGATATCAGCTTCCCTGCCAAGGACGGCAGCCGGATGATGGAGGGATGGTATATTCCTTCCAAAGGAGCTACCAAAACCATTGTCTTCAGTCACGGCTACGGCGCGAACCGCGAAGAGAGCTGGGTTCCCATGTATGATCTTGCCCATTATGCACACAGTCTGAGATTCAATGTCGTCATGTTCGACTACGGCTTCGCCTCCAAAACCGACAGGGACATCGCAACCGGCGGCAAAAAGGAATCCCAGCAGCTGCTCGGAGCCATTGAGTTCGCCAAGGAGCAGGGGGCAGATCAGATTGTGGTCTGGGGCTTCTCGATGGGCGCAGGCACCGCCCTGCAGGCAGGACTTGTAACCAAAGATGTGGATGCGATGATTCTGGACAGCACCTTCCTGCTGGAGCCGGACACCCTGTACCATAATATCAAGCAGAACATCAATCTTCCCCGCCAGCCTTCGCTGGAGATTATGGAGATGCTCTTCCCGGTGCTGAACGGCACAGGACTGAATCAGATTCCTTACTCCAAGGTCAAATCGGAGGATTATCCGTTCCCGGTGCTGTTCATGCACGGCACTAAGGACGATAAGGCACCTTATCCGATTGCCGAGGAGCTGGCGGCGAATCAGAGCAATCCGTATTCGGATTCATGGATCGTGGAGAACAGCCATCATGAGCTGCTGTTCCGCGAGCACCCGCGCGAGTATCTGCGGCGGGTATCCGCTTTTCTCGGGAATGTACAGCTGGCCCAGATCAGCGGGAGCCACAGCAATCCAACCGCAAGTAAATAA
- a CDS encoding ABC transporter substrate-binding protein, which translates to MRYSKQSLVLIVFTLVMAVLLAACGSSDNSGSGSGAAANAPAPSEAPTAAPAAGEPSAEAEMVTFKDSAGEVQVPKNPQRIVDTTAFYTGYLLALGVKPVGVMQGAKDSPYLAEMLGGAEGLGDDVTPENILALDPDLIIVYTGTEGIDKLKEIAPVVQIQYGAKNYKDQMLDYGKLVNKNDEAKAWIAQWEARIAELKPQVQAAVGNKTVSILNPYAKGLFVFGHNYGRGGEILYGEFGLKAPAEAQKEAIDSGTGWATISMEKLPDFAGDIIFTCQWSGDNTDPKIVYDNPLWKGLPAVKAGNVFMLNPAADTYNDPISLEKQLDFITNSLLSVK; encoded by the coding sequence TTGCGATACTCTAAACAAAGTCTTGTCCTGATTGTCTTTACTCTCGTCATGGCTGTCCTGCTGGCAGCCTGCGGTTCATCGGATAACTCCGGCTCTGGCTCCGGGGCGGCAGCGAATGCACCTGCACCTTCCGAAGCACCCACGGCTGCTCCGGCTGCTGGTGAACCCTCCGCTGAAGCAGAGATGGTTACCTTCAAGGATAGCGCCGGTGAGGTTCAAGTACCTAAGAATCCGCAGAGAATCGTGGATACTACAGCCTTTTATACAGGATATCTTCTGGCGCTGGGCGTGAAGCCGGTAGGGGTCATGCAAGGAGCCAAGGATAGTCCGTATCTTGCAGAGATGCTTGGAGGCGCAGAAGGGCTGGGTGACGATGTCACCCCGGAGAATATCCTGGCGCTGGACCCTGACCTGATTATTGTGTATACCGGAACAGAAGGCATCGATAAGCTGAAGGAAATTGCGCCTGTGGTACAGATTCAATATGGCGCCAAAAATTATAAGGATCAGATGCTCGACTACGGCAAGCTGGTGAACAAGAATGATGAAGCTAAGGCCTGGATCGCCCAGTGGGAGGCCCGTATTGCTGAGCTGAAGCCGCAGGTGCAGGCTGCTGTGGGTAATAAGACGGTATCTATCCTGAATCCATATGCCAAGGGGCTGTTTGTCTTTGGACATAACTATGGCCGGGGTGGTGAGATTCTGTATGGTGAGTTCGGGTTGAAGGCTCCTGCTGAAGCGCAGAAGGAGGCCATCGACAGCGGAACAGGCTGGGCTACCATCTCCATGGAGAAGCTGCCGGACTTTGCCGGAGACATTATCTTCACCTGCCAATGGTCAGGGGATAATACAGACCCGAAGATTGTCTATGACAATCCGCTGTGGAAGGGGCTTCCGGCAGTCAAGGCAGGGAATGTGTTCATGC
- a CDS encoding Fe-Mn family superoxide dismutase, with translation MPYVFVAPPPVQILGEIAFWKKQEKEHAEVLIQIIPRLEEPYVRLLEDWAIVFLATEQAAQHLLSTPQAPDTGGPGSPSAEAGLLLHTACDQSAEFIRHLKAMKEASAAVNAFPLAGTTLLHFIRESEYFLAVLAALTPADYGPGMLRMNPLEQAEAAPSPDPAASGESLQGTGSFAVPLWESREAGPVPIGGHTLPPLPYVYNALEPYIDEKTMIIHHDKHHQSYVDGLNKAEKKLAEARLSGDFDLVKHWERELAFNGAGHYLHTIFWNVMSPQGGGRPSGALLDAIERSFGSYEAFKAQFTEAAGKVEGGGWALLVWSPRSRRLEILTAEKHQNLSQWDVIPLLALDVWEHAYYLKHQNNRADYIQDWWRVVNWPYVAERYGAARKLVWEPF, from the coding sequence ATGCCATATGTATTCGTTGCACCGCCGCCAGTACAGATTCTAGGGGAAATCGCCTTCTGGAAAAAACAGGAGAAGGAGCATGCCGAGGTTCTAATTCAGATCATCCCACGCCTAGAGGAGCCTTATGTGAGGCTGCTGGAGGACTGGGCCATTGTATTCCTGGCTACAGAACAGGCGGCCCAGCATCTGCTTTCCACTCCGCAGGCACCGGACACTGGCGGTCCCGGGAGTCCATCCGCCGAAGCCGGGCTGCTGCTGCACACCGCCTGCGACCAATCCGCCGAATTCATCAGGCACCTTAAGGCCATGAAGGAGGCCAGCGCCGCCGTCAATGCCTTCCCCCTGGCAGGAACCACGCTGCTGCACTTCATCCGGGAGTCTGAATACTTCCTCGCTGTGCTGGCCGCTCTGACCCCTGCGGACTACGGGCCCGGGATGCTGCGGATGAATCCGCTGGAGCAGGCTGAAGCCGCTCCTTCACCCGATCCGGCTGCAAGCGGAGAAAGTCTTCAGGGAACAGGAAGCTTCGCAGTTCCGTTATGGGAATCCCGCGAGGCAGGCCCGGTTCCCATCGGCGGGCATACGCTTCCCCCTCTGCCTTATGTTTATAATGCACTGGAGCCGTATATTGACGAGAAGACGATGATCATCCATCACGACAAACATCATCAGAGCTATGTAGACGGACTGAACAAGGCGGAGAAGAAGCTGGCGGAAGCGCGCCTGAGCGGCGACTTCGATCTGGTTAAGCATTGGGAGCGGGAGCTTGCCTTCAACGGGGCTGGCCATTATCTGCATACAATCTTCTGGAATGTCATGTCCCCGCAAGGCGGCGGCCGTCCCTCCGGTGCGCTGCTGGACGCCATAGAACGCAGCTTCGGAAGCTATGAAGCCTTCAAGGCCCAGTTCACTGAGGCCGCGGGTAAAGTCGAGGGCGGCGGATGGGCCCTCTTGGTCTGGAGCCCGCGCAGCCGCAGACTGGAGATTCTGACGGCTGAGAAGCATCAGAATCTGTCCCAATGGGATGTCATTCCGCTGCTGGCACTAGATGTGTGGGAGCATGCTTATTACCTCAAGCATCAGAACAACCGCGCCGATTACATCCAGGACTGGTGGAGAGTCGTCAACTGGCCTTATGTCGCCGAGCGCTACGGGGCTGCCCGCAAGTTGGTCTGGGAGCCTTTTTGA
- a CDS encoding superoxide dismutase, whose amino-acid sequence MAFQLPALPYPNNALEPHIDALTMEIHHDRHHNTYVTNLNAALEKAPELQNKSIDELLTDLNAVPEAIRTAVRNNGGGHANHTLFWEVIGPNGGGAPTGALAAAIDSELGGFDKFKEDFATAATTRFGSGWAWLVVKDGKLAVTSTPNQDNPISEGATPILGLDVWEHAYYLNYQNKRPDYIKAFWNVVNWEEVGKRYESSK is encoded by the coding sequence ATGGCTTTTCAATTACCGGCACTTCCGTACCCGAACAACGCACTTGAACCACACATCGACGCATTGACGATGGAGATTCATCATGACAGGCACCATAACACTTATGTGACGAACCTGAACGCCGCACTGGAAAAGGCACCCGAACTGCAAAACAAAAGCATCGATGAGCTTCTGACCGACCTGAACGCTGTACCTGAAGCGATCCGCACAGCGGTCCGCAACAACGGCGGTGGACATGCCAACCACACCCTGTTCTGGGAAGTGATTGGACCGAACGGCGGCGGCGCACCTACTGGCGCACTGGCTGCTGCCATTGACAGCGAACTGGGCGGCTTCGATAAATTCAAGGAAGACTTCGCTACTGCGGCTACTACACGCTTCGGCAGCGGCTGGGCTTGGCTCGTTGTGAAGGACGGCAAGCTTGCTGTAACCAGCACTCCTAACCAGGATAACCCGATCAGCGAAGGCGCAACTCCAATCCTCGGCCTCGATGTATGGGAGCATGCCTACTACCTGAACTACCAGAACAAACGTCCTGACTACATCAAGGCATTCTGGAACGTAGTGAACTGGGAAG
- a CDS encoding IclR family transcriptional regulator yields the protein MEDRKLTVRAVERALDILLCFTQDNDDYDLSLTEISAKIGLHKSTVHRLLTTLEEKGFLQRDDGTDKYRLGIRIWELSTHLPTLNEPAVLLLPAMERLRDRLGETVSLYLRDNLERVRIQAVQSRQAIRRVAQIGARLPLSVGASSKVLAAYAPPEVQVRLLADPAWPDSVDRSLYLEQLKEITRCGYATSFEEREPGAAAVAVPIAGRAGGVVAALSLSGPVSRLSRETLEEYAVILAEAAAEMGLMMS from the coding sequence GTGGAAGACCGGAAGCTGACTGTACGCGCCGTAGAACGTGCACTGGATATATTACTGTGCTTTACTCAGGATAATGATGATTACGACCTTAGTCTGACGGAGATCTCTGCGAAGATTGGCCTGCATAAAAGCACAGTGCACCGCCTGCTGACCACACTGGAGGAGAAGGGCTTCCTGCAGCGGGACGACGGGACTGACAAATACCGCCTGGGTATCCGCATCTGGGAGCTGTCCACACATCTTCCGACGCTGAACGAGCCGGCGGTGCTTCTGCTGCCCGCCATGGAGCGGCTTCGCGACCGCCTGGGCGAGACGGTCAGCCTGTATCTGCGCGACAATCTGGAGCGTGTGCGCATTCAGGCGGTGCAGAGCCGCCAGGCTATCCGCCGGGTAGCCCAGATCGGTGCAAGGCTGCCGCTCTCGGTAGGCGCATCCAGCAAGGTGCTGGCTGCTTACGCGCCGCCGGAAGTGCAGGTCAGGCTGCTGGCCGACCCCGCATGGCCGGACAGCGTAGACCGCAGCCTGTACCTGGAGCAGCTGAAGGAGATTACCCGCTGCGGCTATGCGACCAGCTTCGAGGAACGGGAGCCGGGAGCGGCAGCCGTGGCTGTGCCTATCGCCGGCCGGGCCGGGGGCGTGGTAGCAGCGCTCTCGTTGTCCGGCCCGGTCAGTCGTCTGTCGCGGGAGACTCTGGAGGAATATGCTGTCATTTTGGCTGAGGCCGCTGCTGAAATGGGCCTAATGATGAGCTGA
- the folE gene encoding GTP cyclohydrolase I FolE has product MGGIKEYKNGKVSVNREQIEYHVEKILELIGEDTSREGLLETPARVTRMYEEIFGGYSIDPREALGVTFDESHEELVIVKDIVYYSQCEHHMAPFFGKVHIGYVPSGRIAGLSKLARLVEAVSRRLQVQERITAQIADIMTEVLNPHGVMVVVEGEHLCMCARGVKKPGSKTVTMATRGTFREDAAARAEFLALIKE; this is encoded by the coding sequence ATGGGAGGCATCAAGGAGTACAAGAACGGGAAGGTTTCTGTAAACCGGGAGCAGATTGAGTATCATGTAGAGAAGATTCTGGAATTAATCGGTGAAGATACCAGCCGCGAAGGTCTGCTCGAAACACCGGCCAGAGTGACGCGGATGTATGAAGAGATCTTCGGCGGTTATTCCATTGATCCGCGCGAAGCACTGGGCGTAACGTTTGACGAGTCTCATGAAGAGCTGGTCATTGTGAAGGATATTGTCTACTATAGCCAATGTGAGCATCACATGGCTCCATTCTTCGGCAAGGTGCATATCGGCTATGTTCCCAGCGGCCGCATTGCCGGACTCAGCAAGCTGGCCCGGCTCGTAGAAGCGGTCAGCCGCCGGTTGCAGGTGCAGGAGCGTATCACGGCCCAGATCGCCGACATCATGACCGAGGTGCTGAATCCGCACGGTGTTATGGTTGTAGTCGAAGGGGAGCATCTGTGCATGTGTGCCCGGGGCGTGAAGAAGCCAGGCAGCAAGACGGTTACGATGGCCACCCGCGGCACCTTCCGTGAGGATGCTGCGGCAAGGGCCGAATTCCTGGCCCTGATCAAGGAATAG
- a CDS encoding LuxR C-terminal-related transcriptional regulator — protein MKVVIPDSLMGEIQELQDTFGSVTGQALVLTDQAGNVVTRPTLSGIFYQKMFKSLEDIERPFEPALLRLGPLSYPAILEEWVPGLKYVVSPLVPDYGQTYYLWSGLYMEEGTRGLVLRAFEAKMRNHPDYEMLKDVLAAMPELSREGIASIRGKLSVLGNVLSKLLAGCAVKPLEQRRGLLISQLLSNLESEFLKIEVVLQQMAGTLSDAELYAFAQEEEAGQFKVKYSAGKEAGLLMNAGFQQGDGFLGQAVLGMEPRHWQSVAQDSRSLFFTQRGMTQPEYLSCYPVRIHSGKRALLLAVGFGKSRPIQDYAQHEQNVTALLGLSGRGEQLVQREALRREATLRLKEAARLLPQAASTQELGTGLLDMIMGMPFFPSSVLVFFEEQPGETHYAKGWRPEEIAPYIYDLQSRYSSQAFLSSAILNGEAEGQVLLECPLIAEKVFKGILSVGFRRRSEAEEWLSLTSCLASLASTSIRLIEKESRHMKQAGVFTGQTLHYLRLSNPELHRLSAEASAMAYELARYTGLPERESEQMRTAALLAPFRLEFLHGYGFYPEELSLLKQVDQFASFYFEINKPSVSVTAQLLVLVLHHAGRGADKELLADTDLEWLTPSRFYLDDHVVGELYSEPRTTFQSFLRSRSEAMPARRGVSAGKLLNSTALKTPKEEWGISPREEEVLELIILGKTNKEIASALFISEHTVKNHLSRIFNKMDVTDRSQIIALVYKRIFDSERIEMS, from the coding sequence ATGAAAGTAGTTATACCCGATTCACTGATGGGAGAAATTCAAGAGCTCCAGGATACGTTCGGCTCTGTTACGGGTCAGGCGCTTGTGCTTACGGATCAGGCTGGGAATGTGGTTACCCGCCCCACGCTGTCCGGAATATTCTATCAGAAGATGTTTAAATCTTTAGAGGACATAGAGCGGCCCTTCGAGCCTGCATTGCTCAGACTGGGCCCCTTATCATATCCTGCCATACTTGAGGAGTGGGTCCCCGGGCTGAAGTATGTGGTCAGTCCGTTGGTTCCTGACTATGGACAGACGTACTATTTATGGTCCGGCTTATATATGGAAGAAGGCACCCGCGGGCTTGTACTGCGGGCGTTCGAGGCCAAGATGCGGAATCACCCGGATTATGAGATGCTGAAGGATGTACTGGCCGCCATGCCTGAGCTTAGCCGGGAAGGTATCGCCAGCATCAGGGGGAAATTGAGTGTGCTCGGGAATGTGCTCTCCAAATTGCTGGCGGGGTGCGCAGTGAAGCCGCTGGAACAGAGACGGGGTCTGCTGATTTCCCAGCTGTTATCCAATCTGGAGAGTGAGTTCCTGAAGATAGAGGTTGTGCTGCAGCAGATGGCCGGTACGTTATCTGATGCAGAGCTGTATGCCTTTGCCCAAGAGGAGGAGGCCGGCCAGTTCAAGGTGAAATATTCTGCCGGCAAAGAAGCAGGACTCCTCATGAATGCCGGGTTCCAGCAAGGAGACGGTTTTCTGGGACAGGCAGTTCTAGGCATGGAGCCCAGGCATTGGCAGAGCGTTGCCCAAGATTCAAGATCGTTATTCTTCACCCAGCGCGGGATGACGCAGCCGGAATATTTGTCATGTTATCCGGTGAGAATTCACAGCGGGAAGAGAGCATTGTTGCTCGCTGTGGGCTTTGGGAAGAGCCGCCCGATACAGGACTATGCTCAGCATGAGCAGAATGTTACTGCGCTCCTGGGCTTATCCGGACGGGGAGAGCAACTGGTGCAGCGTGAAGCCCTGCGCAGGGAGGCCACCCTGCGTTTGAAGGAAGCTGCCCGCCTGCTGCCGCAGGCCGCATCCACCCAGGAGCTGGGCACCGGGCTGCTGGATATGATTATGGGCATGCCGTTCTTCCCGTCATCGGTACTCGTATTTTTCGAGGAGCAGCCGGGGGAGACCCATTACGCCAAGGGATGGAGGCCGGAGGAAATTGCGCCGTATATCTATGACCTCCAGTCCCGGTACTCCTCGCAGGCCTTTCTCTCTTCTGCGATCCTCAACGGGGAGGCGGAGGGGCAGGTCCTGCTCGAATGTCCGCTGATTGCCGAGAAGGTATTTAAGGGCATTCTGTCCGTGGGCTTCAGACGCCGCAGCGAAGCTGAGGAGTGGCTGTCCTTAACAAGCTGTCTGGCCAGTCTGGCGAGTACTTCGATCCGTCTGATCGAGAAGGAATCCAGACATATGAAGCAGGCAGGGGTCTTCACCGGGCAGACGCTTCATTATCTCCGGCTCAGTAATCCCGAGCTGCACCGCCTGTCGGCGGAGGCTTCTGCTATGGCGTATGAGCTTGCCCGCTATACAGGGCTGCCGGAGCGGGAGTCAGAGCAGATGAGAACGGCTGCCCTGCTGGCACCGTTCAGGCTGGAATTCCTGCATGGGTACGGATTCTACCCGGAGGAGCTTTCTTTACTGAAGCAGGTGGACCAGTTTGCTTCGTTCTATTTTGAGATCAATAAGCCTTCGGTCTCTGTCACGGCCCAACTGCTCGTGCTGGTGCTTCATCATGCAGGCCGAGGCGCGGACAAGGAGCTGCTGGCGGACACGGATCTGGAGTGGCTGACCCCCTCCCGCTTCTATCTGGATGATCATGTGGTCGGGGAGCTTTACAGTGAGCCGCGCACTACCTTCCAATCCTTCTTGCGCAGCCGCTCGGAAGCGATGCCTGCCAGAAGAGGCGTGTCGGCAGGGAAGCTGCTGAACAGTACAGCGCTGAAGACGCCCAAGGAGGAATGGGGAATCTCACCGCGCGAGGAGGAAGTGCTGGAGCTGATTATTCTGGGCAAGACGAATAAGGAGATTGCCAGTGCCCTGTTTATCAGCGAGCATACCGTCAAGAATCATCTAAGCCGCATTTTTAATAAAATGGACGTGACGGACCGTTCACAGATCATAGCTCTGGTCTATAAAAGAATATTCGATTCCGAACGTATCGAGATGTCCTGA
- the lepB gene encoding signal peptidase I: MNRELEEDFMRSRRQRYRSVTHNKSRQKSGRTWIKDIREWIITAGIVFAVMSLLNIYVFNVSTVIGQSMQPTLYQGEKLIINKIALSFGNPGRGEVVVLHDPSTGPSRKEYLVKRVIGIPGDIIEVRNQQLYLNGKLLDEPYIDTSIEDPDFNSLTVQAGTYFVMGDNRHAGASKDSRYFGAVAGESIVGKVSLIWWPFSKMKAL, translated from the coding sequence ATGAACCGGGAGCTTGAAGAAGATTTCATGCGGAGCCGCAGACAAAGATACAGATCAGTGACGCATAATAAGTCCAGACAGAAGTCTGGAAGAACGTGGATCAAGGATATACGGGAGTGGATCATTACGGCGGGGATTGTGTTTGCTGTGATGTCGCTGCTTAATATCTATGTGTTCAATGTGTCTACTGTAATCGGGCAATCCATGCAGCCTACCCTGTATCAGGGAGAAAAGCTGATTATTAATAAAATCGCCCTCAGCTTCGGGAATCCGGGCCGCGGGGAGGTTGTCGTCCTTCATGATCCCAGTACGGGACCCAGCCGCAAGGAATATCTGGTCAAGCGGGTGATCGGCATTCCCGGCGACATCATTGAAGTGCGGAACCAGCAGCTCTATCTCAACGGCAAGCTGCTGGATGAGCCTTATATCGATACATCTATTGAAGATCCCGATTTCAACAGCCTGACCGTGCAGGCGGGGACCTACTTCGTCATGGGGGACAACCGGCATGCCGGAGCCAGCAAGGACAGCCGTTATTTCGGCGCTGTCGCAGGGGAGAGTATCGTGGGTAAGGTGTCCCTGATCTGGTGGCCTTTCTCTAAGATGAAGGCCCTGTAG
- a CDS encoding YneF family protein, protein MNIALPIITLVVGLIGGFFIGVYYLRRQMTTMQNDPEMLQKVAKQMGYNLNGKQMQRAQQMMKNGNPPGRPAAGKGNSRKK, encoded by the coding sequence ATGAATATTGCATTGCCTATTATTACGCTTGTGGTAGGGCTGATCGGCGGATTCTTCATCGGTGTGTATTATCTGCGCAGACAGATGACAACGATGCAGAATGATCCTGAAATGCTGCAGAAGGTTGCCAAGCAAATGGGGTATAACCTGAACGGGAAGCAAATGCAGCGTGCCCAGCAGATGATGAAGAATGGTAATCCGCCGGGGCGTCCTGCTGCGGGCAAAGGAAATTCCCGCAAGAAGTAA